A genomic segment from Paraburkholderia hayleyella encodes:
- a CDS encoding protein adenylyltransferase SelO — protein MPHTPSSPDLARSPVSELTLEPVRAALTQPRADAFAQLGPAFLTRLPATPLPAPYVAGFSTEVAALLGLDPALAQAPGFAEFFCGNTTREWPASALPYASVYSGHQFGVWAGQLGDGRALSLGELAHDGQRHELQLKGAGRTPYSRMGDGRAVLRSSIREFLGSEALHHLGIPTTRALCLIGSDQTVWRETQESTAVLTRVAPSFVRFGHFEHFAANDLPHALRSLADHAIARFYPHCAAADDPYLALLEAIVQVTAVLLAQWQSVGFCHGVMNTDNLSLLGLTLDYGPFGLMDGFDAGFICNHSDTQGRYAYRMQPQVAYWNLFRLAQAFLPLLGMSYPAVQRRERAVADAQAVLEGFRVRFTDALAARMQAKLGLETTQPGDAALVERLLDIMQASHADFTLTFRHLSRITRAAPVEASADAPVRDLFVDRAACDAWLGAYRARLASETRDDAARAQAMNQVNPRYVLRNHLAQTAISRAQEKDFSEIERLAAVLRRPFDEQPEHAAYAALPPVWAATLSVSCSS, from the coding sequence ATGCCGCATACCCCGAGCTCTCCCGACCTTGCCAGGTCGCCCGTGTCTGAGCTCACGCTCGAGCCCGTTCGCGCGGCCCTGACTCAACCTCGCGCGGACGCCTTTGCGCAACTGGGGCCGGCCTTTCTGACCCGCTTGCCCGCCACGCCATTGCCCGCGCCTTATGTCGCTGGTTTTTCCACGGAGGTCGCGGCCTTGCTGGGTCTTGATCCGGCACTCGCGCAAGCGCCCGGTTTCGCGGAATTTTTCTGTGGCAACACCACCCGCGAATGGCCTGCTTCGGCCTTGCCGTATGCCTCGGTGTACTCCGGACACCAGTTTGGCGTCTGGGCGGGACAACTCGGCGACGGTCGCGCCCTCAGTCTCGGTGAACTAGCCCATGACGGTCAGCGCCATGAACTGCAGCTCAAGGGCGCCGGGCGCACACCGTATTCGCGCATGGGCGATGGCCGCGCCGTGCTGCGCTCGTCGATCCGCGAATTCCTCGGTTCGGAAGCCCTGCATCATCTGGGCATTCCCACCACGCGTGCCCTGTGTCTCATCGGTTCGGACCAGACCGTCTGGCGCGAAACCCAGGAAAGCACCGCAGTCCTCACCCGGGTCGCACCGAGCTTCGTGCGTTTTGGTCACTTCGAACATTTCGCCGCGAACGATCTCCCCCACGCCTTGCGCTCGCTTGCCGATCATGCGATTGCCCGTTTTTACCCGCATTGCGCCGCTGCCGACGATCCCTATCTCGCGTTGCTCGAAGCCATCGTGCAAGTCACAGCCGTGCTGCTCGCGCAATGGCAGTCAGTCGGTTTTTGCCATGGCGTGATGAACACCGACAACCTGTCGCTGCTCGGCCTGACCCTCGACTACGGACCATTCGGCTTGATGGACGGCTTCGATGCGGGCTTTATCTGCAATCATTCCGACACCCAGGGGCGCTACGCCTACCGCATGCAGCCGCAAGTGGCGTACTGGAACCTCTTTCGTCTCGCGCAAGCGTTCCTGCCGCTGCTCGGCATGTCCTATCCGGCTGTGCAGCGCCGCGAGCGGGCCGTCGCAGATGCGCAAGCGGTCCTCGAAGGCTTTAGGGTGCGCTTTACGGATGCGCTCGCGGCACGCATGCAGGCCAAGCTCGGGCTCGAAACCACGCAGCCCGGCGATGCGGCACTGGTTGAACGGTTGCTGGACATCATGCAGGCGAGCCACGCCGATTTCACGCTGACTTTCCGCCATCTGTCGCGGATCACCCGGGCCGCGCCCGTTGAGGCAAGCGCCGACGCGCCGGTGCGTGATCTGTTCGTTGACCGCGCAGCCTGCGATGCGTGGCTCGGCGCCTACCGCGCGCGCCTCGCCAGCGAAACACGCGATGACGCGGCGCGGGCGCAGGCGATGAACCAGGTTAATCCGCGCTACGTGCTGCGCAATCATCTGGCGCAAACAGCGATTAGCCGCGCGCAAGAGAAGGATTTCTCCGAAATCGAACGGCTGGCCGCGGTCTTGCGCCGTCCGTTCGACGAGCAGCCTGAACACGCCGCCTACGCCGCGCTGCCCCCTGTCTGGGCGGCAACGCTCTCGGTGAGCTGTTCTTCGTGA
- the msrB gene encoding peptide-methionine (R)-S-oxide reductase MsrB: MTHDANDRKDANEANDPTTAQDNDAWREQLSALEYRVTREAATEPAFSGRYWDHWEHGVYDCVCCGTPLFESSTKFDAGCGWPSYFKPINGEVIEERTDRSHGMLRIEVRCRHCGAHLGHVFEDGPAPTGLRYCINSAALQFGPK, encoded by the coding sequence ATGACCCACGACGCAAACGACAGAAAAGACGCAAACGAAGCAAACGACCCAACCACGGCACAGGACAACGACGCCTGGCGCGAGCAGCTCTCGGCGCTCGAATACCGGGTCACACGCGAGGCCGCGACCGAGCCGGCGTTCTCTGGCCGTTATTGGGACCATTGGGAGCACGGCGTGTACGACTGCGTGTGCTGTGGCACGCCGCTGTTCGAATCTTCGACAAAATTCGATGCGGGCTGCGGCTGGCCGAGCTATTTCAAACCCATCAACGGCGAAGTCATCGAAGAGCGCACGGACCGCAGTCATGGCATGTTGCGCATCGAGGTGCGTTGCCGGCACTGCGGCGCGCATCTCGGACATGTCTTCGAAGATGGCCCTGCTCCAACAGGCTTGCGCTACTGCATCAATTCGGCTGCGCTACAATTCGGGCCGAAATAA
- a CDS encoding septation protein A: protein MKFLFDLFPIILFFVTFKIWGIYTATAVAIAATLAQIAWVALRHRKVDGMLWVSLGVVVVFGGATLVLHNDTFIKWKPTVLYWAFAVVLLVSQLAFGKNLIQAMMGKQITLPTRVWGQLSAAWAVFFALLGVLNLFVAYRFSTDTWVNFKLFGATGCLIAFILGQSLWLAKHMKDQ, encoded by the coding sequence ATGAAATTCCTGTTCGATCTGTTCCCGATCATTCTGTTTTTTGTCACGTTCAAGATCTGGGGCATCTACACCGCGACAGCCGTTGCCATTGCCGCCACGCTCGCGCAGATCGCATGGGTTGCGCTGCGTCATCGCAAGGTCGATGGCATGTTGTGGGTCAGCCTCGGCGTAGTGGTGGTGTTTGGCGGCGCGACACTCGTGCTGCATAACGATACGTTTATCAAATGGAAACCCACCGTGCTGTACTGGGCGTTTGCGGTGGTGCTGCTGGTGTCGCAACTGGCGTTTGGCAAAAACCTGATCCAGGCGATGATGGGCAAGCAGATCACCTTGCCCACGCGCGTCTGGGGCCAGTTGAGCGCGGCCTGGGCCGTGTTTTTTGCGCTGCTGGGCGTGCTCAACCTGTTCGTGGCGTACCGTTTTTCGACCGATACCTGGGTCAACTTCAAACTGTTCGGCGCGACCGGATGCCTGATCGCCTTTATTCTTGGCCAAAGCCTGTGGCTGGCGAAGCACATGAAAGACCAATAA
- a CDS encoding BolA family protein, with amino-acid sequence MNDDIFLHAGSVERIALIETRLNDALAPVLSLSVRDDSAQHAGHAGASAGGHYSVTIVAPAFAGKARVARHRLVYDALADAMQRGIHALAITAYTPEEFSARPSSPPSSPR; translated from the coding sequence ATGAACGATGATATTTTTTTGCATGCGGGCTCCGTTGAACGCATTGCGCTAATCGAAACCCGGCTCAATGACGCCCTGGCCCCGGTGCTGTCGCTGAGCGTGCGCGACGATAGCGCACAGCATGCGGGGCACGCGGGCGCCTCCGCGGGGGGCCATTACAGCGTCACGATCGTCGCCCCCGCGTTTGCCGGAAAGGCCCGCGTGGCGCGCCACCGGCTCGTGTATGATGCGCTGGCCGACGCCATGCAGCGCGGCATTCATGCGCTTGCGATCACGGCGTATACCCCCGAAGAATTCAGCGCCCGGCCTTCGTCACCCCCTTCGTCACCCCGATAA
- a CDS encoding peptidylprolyl isomerase: MTFKKTPLWVLLAAFAAAPVMAQNIAVVNGTPIPKSRVDAMVAQLVRQGQQDTPQLQLAVREEMVNREILMQEAIRRGLPNRPDVKAQIAVAQQTVVLHSLIEDVMKASQPSDAEIKARYDALVHDTGTTEYHLHHILVDNEAQAKDLIAKIQAGASFEALAKQFSKDPGSGKNGGDLNWSDPKAYVPEFAAAAQKLTKGQMTDTPVHTQFGWHIIRVDDTRTVPPPPLEQVRSQIVQQIQQEKLQAFEENLRKKAKIQ; the protein is encoded by the coding sequence ATGACCTTCAAAAAAACCCCTCTGTGGGTCTTGCTGGCTGCGTTCGCGGCCGCGCCGGTGATGGCGCAAAACATTGCTGTGGTGAATGGCACACCGATCCCGAAATCACGCGTCGACGCGATGGTGGCGCAACTGGTGCGCCAGGGGCAGCAAGATACCCCCCAGTTGCAACTGGCGGTGCGCGAAGAAATGGTGAACCGCGAAATCCTGATGCAGGAAGCGATTCGCCGCGGCCTGCCGAACCGGCCTGACGTGAAAGCCCAGATCGCCGTCGCGCAGCAAACGGTTGTGCTGCACAGCCTGATTGAAGACGTGATGAAAGCGAGCCAGCCGAGCGATGCCGAGATCAAGGCACGTTACGACGCCCTGGTGCACGACACCGGGACGACCGAATATCACCTGCATCACATCCTCGTGGATAACGAGGCGCAGGCCAAAGACCTGATTGCGAAAATTCAGGCGGGCGCGAGTTTCGAAGCGCTGGCGAAACAGTTTTCGAAAGATCCAGGGTCGGGCAAAAACGGCGGCGATCTCAACTGGTCCGATCCCAAGGCTTATGTGCCTGAATTTGCCGCCGCGGCGCAAAAGCTGACAAAAGGCCAGATGACCGACACGCCCGTGCATACGCAGTTTGGCTGGCACATCATCCGCGTGGACGACACCCGGACGGTGCCGCCTCCGCCGCTTGAGCAGGTTCGCTCGCAGATCGTGCAACAGATTCAGCAGGAAAAACTTCAGGCGTTCGAAGAGAACCTGCGCAAGAAAGCGAAGATCCAGTAA
- a CDS encoding COG2958 family protein: protein MALNLSQAVVGYLQARPEEKFTARQIADWVFATFPAECQEKRANSRGDYIKSDTDLVQQLVAEISSRRPRMQIKHPALKTTEGRPRKYYYSEKSDSAEVAAAESEGSSAAADAGTSMPDEHALYPLLSNYLWEEFGIFSRRIDEKRSSNKRGPNGNRWLYPDMVGMEDLGADWHREVRDCVKQYSDKRTKLWSFEVKLLINRSNVRECFFQAVSNSSWGNFGYLVTAEISGQDTLKELRMLFAAHGIGFIKLDMDNPADSQVLIPARERDEIDWNMANRLATENGDFLNYVKLVKQFYQTGEARSKDWDVPEEDLS, encoded by the coding sequence GTGGCGCTGAATCTCTCGCAAGCGGTAGTGGGCTATTTACAGGCGCGACCTGAGGAAAAGTTTACTGCCAGGCAGATCGCCGATTGGGTGTTTGCTACCTTTCCTGCGGAGTGCCAGGAGAAACGGGCCAATAGCCGGGGTGACTACATCAAGTCGGACACGGATCTGGTGCAGCAGCTCGTTGCGGAAATCAGCTCGCGGCGGCCCCGCATGCAAATAAAGCATCCAGCGCTGAAAACCACCGAAGGGCGGCCGCGTAAGTACTACTACTCGGAGAAATCGGACAGTGCTGAGGTGGCCGCCGCCGAGAGCGAGGGTTCTTCGGCCGCAGCAGATGCCGGTACCTCGATGCCAGATGAGCATGCACTGTACCCGCTGCTTTCAAATTATCTCTGGGAAGAGTTCGGCATCTTTTCCAGGCGCATCGACGAGAAGCGCTCATCGAACAAGCGAGGGCCGAATGGAAACCGATGGCTGTACCCGGACATGGTCGGCATGGAGGACTTGGGCGCTGACTGGCACCGGGAGGTTCGAGACTGCGTGAAGCAGTATTCCGACAAGCGCACCAAACTTTGGTCGTTCGAGGTCAAGCTTCTGATCAACCGCTCGAATGTACGCGAGTGTTTTTTCCAGGCGGTATCGAACTCGTCGTGGGGCAATTTTGGCTACCTGGTTACAGCAGAAATCAGTGGACAGGACACACTGAAAGAGCTGCGGATGCTCTTCGCGGCCCATGGAATTGGTTTCATCAAGCTGGATATGGATAACCCTGCCGACAGCCAAGTGCTGATTCCCGCGCGTGAACGTGACGAAATTGATTGGAACATGGCCAACCGATTGGCTACGGAAAATGGGGATTTTCTAAACTACGTCAAGCTGGTCAAGCAGTTTTACCAGACTGGAGAGGCACGTTCGAAGGACTGGGATGTGCCCGAAGAAGACTTAAGCTAG
- a CDS encoding PDDEXK nuclease domain-containing protein, whose product MSDKPVSLIPAPEGYANWLGELKNRIHGAQQRAVLAVNRELVLLYWQIGRDILQRQAEQGWGAKVIERLAHDLRTAFPDMKGFSRANLMYMRSFADAWPDAAIVQQAVGQLPWGHNLVLLARLKQPEQRLAYAQRAVEQGWSRATLEIHIESRLLEREGQAITNFVDRLPAPGTDLARQSIKDPYLFDFLNIGQEANEREIEAALVKHITQFLLELGAGFAFVGRQVHLEVGGDDFYIDLLFYHLKLRCYVVIELKAEKFKPEHLGQLSFYLTAVDMQVKSEQDNPTIGLLLCKSKNTVVAEYALRDKTQPIGVAEYQLIESLPEELQTSLPSIEQIERELGGEHE is encoded by the coding sequence ATGAGCGACAAGCCCGTATCCCTCATTCCAGCTCCAGAAGGCTACGCCAACTGGCTGGGCGAGCTGAAAAATCGCATCCATGGTGCCCAGCAGCGGGCCGTGCTAGCCGTCAACCGCGAACTGGTGCTGCTCTACTGGCAGATTGGCCGTGACATCCTGCAGCGGCAGGCCGAGCAAGGTTGGGGGGCCAAGGTTATCGAGCGGCTGGCGCACGACCTCAGGACGGCCTTCCCTGACATGAAGGGATTTTCCCGTGCCAACCTGATGTACATGCGCTCCTTCGCCGACGCCTGGCCGGACGCGGCAATTGTCCAACAGGCTGTTGGACAATTGCCTTGGGGTCACAACCTGGTTTTGCTGGCCAGGCTGAAGCAGCCAGAACAACGCCTGGCCTATGCCCAGCGCGCCGTGGAACAAGGCTGGTCTCGCGCCACACTGGAAATCCATATCGAGTCCCGCCTGCTAGAACGGGAAGGCCAGGCGATCACCAACTTCGTCGACCGTCTCCCCGCGCCGGGAACCGATCTGGCCCGGCAATCCATTAAAGATCCTTACTTGTTCGACTTCCTGAATATCGGCCAGGAAGCCAACGAACGGGAAATCGAAGCGGCACTGGTTAAGCACATTACCCAGTTTTTGTTGGAACTGGGTGCGGGCTTTGCCTTCGTCGGCCGCCAGGTTCATCTGGAAGTTGGCGGTGATGACTTCTATATCGACCTGTTGTTCTACCACCTCAAGCTGCGTTGCTATGTGGTCATCGAACTGAAAGCCGAGAAGTTCAAACCGGAACACCTCGGCCAGTTGAGCTTCTATCTCACTGCCGTGGATATGCAGGTCAAGTCCGAACAGGACAACCCTACCATTGGCCTGTTGCTCTGCAAGAGCAAGAACACCGTGGTGGCTGAATACGCATTGCGCGACAAGACCCAGCCCATTGGTGTGGCGGAATACCAATTGATCGAATCCCTGCCTGAAGAATTGCAAACCAGCCTGCCCAGCATCGAACAGATCGAGCGTGAATTGGGCGGCGAGCATGAATAA
- the purL gene encoding phosphoribosylformylglycinamidine synthase: protein MAHFLCIPGASALSGFRQARLLETLSQIDASIAGVRGQYLHFVQARAPLADSERARVEALLHYGNPLPPENSTRGTSEHFLVVPRFGTVSPWASKATDIAQHCGLTQIHRIERGIEYTVILKSGLLGGKKVLPPAAREAVAAALHDRMTESLAPSREHALHLFDVLPARPLQTVGVLAQGRAALEAANTELGLALAPDEIDYLVEAFTTLQRDPTDVELMMFAQANSEHCRHKIFNAQWSIDGEAQDLSLFAMIRNTEKLSPQGTIVAYSDNSAIMAGALAERWFPRPAADANGPAERYGRHVELTHTLMKVETHNHPTAIAPFPGAATGAGGEIRDEGATGRGARPKAGLAGFSVSNLVLPGAPEAWETARDAAQPLAERGVGGAASHLPYGRPERIASPLHIMIDGPLGGAAFNNEFGRPNLGGYFRTYEQNVAGRVRGYHKPIMIAGGIGNISDAHTHKHDLPPDTLLIQIGGPGMRIGMGGGAASSMATGANTAELDFDSVQRGNPEIERRAQEVINACWQLGERNPILSIHDVGAGGLSNAFPELVDGAGKGARFELRQIPLEESGLSPREIWSNEAQERYVLALSPADFPAFAAICERERCPFAVIGVATAERQLKLIDADARDPDAPQPVDMPMDVLLGRAPRMQRDVSRVATALVPVDVTGLVLAELAASVLRHPTVASKGFLITIGDRSVGGMTARDQMVGPWQVPVADCAITNTDYAGFGGEAMTMAERAPLAVINPAASGRMAVGEAITNIAAAPIATLDKLKLSANWMAACGSSGEDAALYDTVRAIGMELCPALGIGIPVGKDSLSMRTQWDEHGVAKEVIAPVSLVISAFAPVTDVRRHLTPQLRRASEVGDTVLIAIDLGRGQHRLGGSILAQVSQQVGDVTPDVDDPEDLKRFFAAIQSLNHEGQLLAYHDRSDGGLWATVCEMAFAGHVGVSLNVDMLTLDPNHESDYGDAKDWAKQTSGRREDRTLRALFAEELGAVIQVRASERDRVMGVLREHGLAVCSHVIGKPNERDVIEIHRDAKKIYDAPRSELQRIWSEVSWRIARLRDNPACADAEFDALLDATDPGLTPHLSFDPAQDVAAPFIGVGARPRVAILREQGVNSHLETAYAFDRAGFDAHDVHMSDLLAGRADLADFAGAVACGGFSYGDVLGAGEGWAKTILFNARLAEMFATFFGRQDTFGLGICNGCQMMSNLAAMIPGGEAWPKFTRNQSEQFEARFSLVEIADSPSLFFTGMEGSRIPVAVAHGEGFADFSQQGDAKRVAVAMRYVDHRGQVSEQYPFNPNGSPEGMTSVTTADGRFTVLMPHMERVHRTVQMSWHPDDWRAAGKGDGSPWMRVFQNARRWLG from the coding sequence ATGGCCCATTTCTTGTGTATTCCCGGTGCTTCGGCCCTTTCCGGTTTTCGTCAGGCCCGTCTGCTCGAAACGCTCTCCCAGATCGACGCCAGCATTGCCGGCGTGCGCGGCCAGTATCTGCATTTTGTGCAGGCGCGCGCGCCACTCGCGGATAGCGAGCGCGCTCGCGTCGAGGCGCTGCTGCATTACGGTAACCCGTTACCCCCTGAAAACAGCACGCGCGGCACGAGCGAGCATTTTCTGGTAGTGCCGCGCTTTGGCACGGTATCGCCCTGGGCGAGCAAGGCCACCGATATCGCGCAGCACTGCGGCCTGACCCAGATACACCGTATCGAGCGCGGTATTGAATACACCGTGATCCTCAAAAGCGGGCTGCTCGGTGGCAAGAAGGTCTTGCCACCCGCCGCCCGCGAAGCCGTCGCGGCGGCCCTGCATGACCGCATGACCGAGAGTCTCGCGCCCTCGCGCGAACACGCGCTGCACCTCTTCGATGTGCTGCCCGCGCGGCCGCTGCAAACCGTCGGCGTGCTGGCGCAAGGGCGCGCGGCGCTCGAAGCCGCCAATACCGAACTCGGCCTCGCGCTCGCCCCGGACGAAATCGACTACCTGGTCGAGGCTTTCACCACGTTGCAACGCGATCCGACTGATGTCGAACTGATGATGTTCGCCCAGGCAAACAGCGAGCATTGCCGCCACAAGATTTTCAACGCGCAATGGTCGATTGATGGCGAAGCCCAGGACCTGTCGCTGTTCGCCATGATCCGCAATACCGAGAAGCTCAGCCCGCAGGGCACGATCGTCGCGTATTCGGATAACTCCGCGATCATGGCGGGTGCGCTGGCCGAACGCTGGTTCCCGCGTCCGGCGGCTGACGCCAACGGCCCCGCCGAGCGCTATGGCCGTCACGTCGAGCTGACGCACACGCTGATGAAGGTCGAAACCCATAACCATCCCACGGCCATCGCGCCTTTTCCCGGGGCGGCAACCGGCGCGGGCGGCGAGATCCGCGACGAAGGGGCAACGGGGCGCGGGGCGCGGCCCAAGGCCGGTCTGGCGGGTTTCAGCGTCTCGAATCTCGTGCTGCCAGGTGCGCCCGAAGCCTGGGAAACCGCCCGCGATGCGGCCCAGCCACTCGCTGAACGGGGTGTCGGTGGCGCCGCGAGCCACCTGCCGTATGGTCGCCCGGAGCGCATTGCCTCACCGCTGCACATCATGATTGACGGGCCGTTGGGTGGCGCGGCATTCAATAACGAATTCGGCCGGCCCAACCTGGGCGGCTATTTCCGCACTTACGAACAAAACGTCGCGGGCCGCGTGCGCGGCTATCACAAGCCGATCATGATCGCGGGCGGCATCGGCAATATTTCCGACGCGCATACGCACAAGCACGATCTGCCGCCAGACACGCTCCTGATCCAGATCGGCGGCCCCGGCATGCGCATCGGCATGGGCGGCGGCGCGGCCAGTTCGATGGCGACGGGCGCCAATACCGCTGAACTCGATTTCGATTCCGTGCAGCGCGGCAACCCCGAGATCGAGCGGCGCGCGCAAGAGGTCATCAACGCCTGCTGGCAACTGGGCGAGCGCAACCCGATCCTGAGCATTCACGATGTCGGCGCGGGCGGCTTGTCGAATGCCTTTCCCGAACTGGTGGATGGCGCGGGCAAGGGCGCGCGCTTCGAGCTGCGGCAGATTCCCCTTGAAGAAAGCGGTTTGTCGCCGCGCGAGATCTGGTCCAACGAAGCGCAAGAACGTTATGTGCTGGCGCTCTCGCCGGCCGATTTCCCGGCTTTTGCCGCGATCTGCGAGCGCGAGCGCTGCCCGTTCGCGGTGATCGGCGTGGCAACCGCCGAGCGTCAGCTCAAGCTGATCGATGCGGATGCGCGCGACCCCGATGCGCCCCAGCCGGTCGATATGCCGATGGACGTGCTGCTGGGCCGCGCCCCGCGCATGCAGCGCGATGTCAGCCGCGTTGCCACCGCCCTGGTGCCGGTCGATGTCACGGGCCTCGTTCTGGCGGAACTCGCAGCCAGCGTGCTGCGGCACCCGACCGTGGCCAGCAAGGGCTTTCTGATTACGATTGGCGACCGCTCGGTAGGGGGCATGACCGCGCGCGATCAAATGGTGGGGCCGTGGCAAGTGCCGGTCGCCGATTGTGCGATCACCAACACCGATTACGCCGGGTTTGGCGGCGAAGCGATGACCATGGCGGAGCGCGCGCCGCTCGCCGTGATCAATCCGGCAGCCTCGGGCCGCATGGCGGTCGGCGAAGCCATCACGAACATCGCGGCAGCCCCGATCGCTACGCTCGACAAGCTCAAGCTGTCCGCCAACTGGATGGCCGCATGCGGCAGCAGCGGCGAAGACGCCGCGCTCTACGACACGGTGCGCGCGATTGGCATGGAGCTTTGCCCCGCACTCGGCATTGGCATCCCGGTGGGCAAGGATTCCCTGTCGATGCGCACGCAATGGGATGAACACGGCGTGGCGAAAGAAGTGATTGCGCCAGTGTCGCTGGTGATTTCGGCGTTCGCGCCAGTCACCGATGTGCGCCGTCACCTGACACCGCAATTGCGCCGTGCCAGCGAGGTGGGCGACACCGTGCTGATTGCCATTGATCTCGGGCGCGGCCAGCATCGTCTGGGGGGCAGCATCCTCGCGCAGGTCTCGCAGCAAGTGGGCGATGTCACGCCGGACGTTGACGACCCCGAGGATCTGAAGCGCTTTTTCGCGGCAATCCAGTCGCTGAACCACGAAGGACAACTGCTCGCGTATCACGACCGCTCGGACGGCGGCTTGTGGGCGACGGTGTGCGAGATGGCTTTTGCCGGGCACGTCGGGGTCTCGCTGAACGTCGACATGCTGACGCTCGATCCGAACCACGAATCCGATTACGGCGATGCCAAGGACTGGGCCAAACAGACCAGCGGCCGGCGTGAGGACCGCACCTTGCGGGCGCTTTTCGCCGAAGAGCTGGGCGCGGTGATCCAGGTGCGCGCCAGCGAGCGCGACAGGGTCATGGGCGTGCTGCGCGAGCATGGCCTGGCGGTGTGTTCGCACGTGATCGGCAAGCCAAACGAGCGCGACGTCATCGAGATTCACCGCGATGCGAAAAAAATCTACGATGCGCCGCGTAGCGAGCTGCAACGCATCTGGAGCGAAGTCAGCTGGCGTATTGCGCGGTTGCGCGATAACCCGGCTTGCGCGGATGCTGAGTTCGACGCGCTACTCGACGCCACCGATCCCGGCCTCACCCCGCATCTCAGCTTCGATCCGGCGCAAGACGTCGCCGCGCCGTTCATCGGCGTGGGTGCGCGGCCGCGCGTGGCGATCCTGCGCGAGCAGGGCGTGAACTCGCATCTCGAGACAGCGTATGCGTTCGACCGTGCCGGTTTCGACGCGCATGACGTGCATATGAGCGACTTGCTGGCCGGGCGGGCCGATCTGGCTGACTTCGCTGGAGCCGTGGCCTGCGGCGGGTTTTCTTATGGCGATGTGCTCGGGGCGGGCGAAGGCTGGGCCAAAACGATTCTGTTCAATGCGCGCCTCGCGGAGATGTTTGCCACCTTCTTTGGCCGTCAGGACACGTTTGGACTAGGCATTTGCAACGGCTGCCAGATGATGAGCAATCTTGCCGCGATGATCCCGGGCGGCGAGGCATGGCCCAAATTCACGCGCAACCAGTCGGAGCAGTTCGAAGCGCGGTTTTCGCTAGTCGAAATCGCGGATTCGCCCTCGCTCTTTTTCACGGGGATGGAGGGCTCGCGTATTCCTGTGGCGGTCGCGCATGGCGAAGGGTTCGCGGATTTCTCGCAGCAAGGCGATGCGAAGCGTGTCGCGGTGGCCATGCGCTACGTCGATCATCGCGGCCAGGTGAGCGAGCAATATCCGTTCAATCCGAATGGTTCGCCGGAGGGGATGACCTCGGTCACCACGGCCGATGGCCGTTTCACGGTGCTGATGCCGCATATGGAGCGGGTCCACCGCACGGTGCAGATGAGCTGGCATCCAGATGACTGGCGCGCGGCCGGCAAGGGCGATGGCAGCCCGTGGATGCGTGTGTTCCAGAATGCGCGGCGCTGGCTGGGGTAA